In Populus nigra chromosome 10, ddPopNigr1.1, whole genome shotgun sequence, the following proteins share a genomic window:
- the LOC133704937 gene encoding small acidic protein 1-like, whose amino-acid sequence MRPMQVDFFADMEDQGSTVAMDVDDVDALEMFGEGVINMENKLADADFFNYFEDDFDDTDIN is encoded by the coding sequence atgaggCCGATGCAGGTAGACTTCTTCGCGGACATGGAGGATCAAGGATCAACAGTGGCTATGGACGTAGATGACGTGGACGCACTGGAGATGTTCGGGGAGGGAGTCATCAACATGGAAAACAAACTTGCCGACGCCGATTTCTTCAACTATTTCGAAGACGATTTCGATGACACAGACATCAACTGA
- the LOC133704280 gene encoding carboxyl-terminal-processing peptidase 2, chloroplastic — protein sequence MSMEVVLALSPFPRFSLPNTNLKTTLSSSNSQVLIWRFPLMNVQLNHYYSRKRRGCINGGGASRRSLWPQFSNSYDRCNLKLGKCISRLREFMYSSEKMRKHVSSTLFTRLVVSVLMVSFAVSNSPSWALSEENLLFLEAWRTIDRAYVDKTFNGQSWFRYRENALRNEPMNTREETYTAIRKMLATLDDPFTRFLEPEKFKSLRSGTKSAVTGVGLSIGYPTGSDGPPAGLVVISAAPGGPANKAGIVSGDIILGINDTSTESMGIYDAADRLQGPEGSSVELTIRSGQEIKHLALTREKVSLNPVKSRLCVIPGSGKDSPRIGYIKLTTFNQNASGAIREAINTLRSNNVNAFVLDLRDNSGGLFPEGIEIAKIWLDKGVIVYICDSRGVRDIYDTDGSSAIATSEPLAVLVNKGTASASEILAGALKDNKRAVLFGEPTFGKGKIQSVFQLSDGSGLAVTVARYETPDHTDIDKVGVIPDHPLPRSFPKDEEGFCGCLQDPASTFYVNRGQLFAR from the exons ATGAGCATGGAGGTTGTCCTTGCTCTCTCTCCATTTCCCCGTTTCTCTCTTCCTAACACCAACCTAAAAACCACTCTCAGCTCCTCTAACTCTCAG GTTCTGATATGGAGATTCCCGTTAATGAACGTACAGTTAAATCACTACTACAGCAGAAAGCGTAGGGGCTGCATTAATGGTGGCGGAGCTTCTAGGCGCAGCCTTTGGCCTCAGTTTTCGAACAGCTATGATCGATGCAATCTCAAGTTGGGGAAGTGTATTAGCAGGCTCCGAGAGTTTATGTATTCTTcagaaaaaatgagaaaacatGTTTCTTCTACTCTTTTCACCCGGTTGGTTGTTTCAGTGTTGATGGTTTCTTTTGCGGTCAGCAATTCACCCTCTT GGGCTCTGAGCGAAGAAAATCTTCTCTTCTTAGAGGCTTGGAGGACGATTGACCGTGCTTATGTTGACAAAACGTTCAATGGACAAAGTTGGTTTCGGTACAGAGAAAATGCTTTGCGCAATGAACCGATGAACACGCGCGAAGAGACAT ACACGGCTATCAGGAAGATGCTTGCCACACTTGATGATCCTTTCACTCGATTTCTCGAACCTGAGAAGTTCAAGAGTTTGCGG TCTGGAACAAAAAGTGCTGTTACTGGTGTAGGGCTGTCAATAGGCTATCCTACAGGGTCTGATGGACCACCTGCTGGACTTGTTGTCATTTCAGCTGCTCCAGGAGGTCCTGCAAATAAAGCTGGCATTGTATCTGGGGACATTATCTTGGGAATAAATGATACAAGCACAGAAAGCATGGGCATATATGATGCAGCAGACCGGTTGCA GGGACCTGAAGGAAGTTCAGTAGAATTAACCATTCGCAGTGGGCAAGAAATAAAGCATCTCGCTTTAAC GCGAGAGAAAGTGTCTCTAAATCCAGTGAAGTCAAGACTCTGTGTAATTCCTGGTTCAGGGAAGGATTCCCCCAGGATTGGGTATATTAAACTGACAACATTTAACCAAAATGCTTCAG GTGCAATCAGGGAAGCTATCAATACTTTGAGGAGTAATAATGTTAATGCCTTTGTGTTGGACCTTCGAGATAATAG TGGTGGCTTGTTTCCAGAAGGGATTGAGATCGCCAAGATTTG GTTAGACAAAGGTGTCATTGTGTATATTTGCGATAGTCGTGGGGTTAGAGATATATATGACACGGATGGAAGTagtgcaattgcaacttcagaACCCCTTGCGGTACTG GTGAACAAGGGAACTGCGAGTGCAAGTGAAATATTAGCCGGTGCATTGAAAGACAATAAGCGTGCTGTTTTATTTGGAGAACCCACATTTGGAAAAGG CAAGATTCAATCAGTTTTTCAGCTATCTGATGGTTCTGGCTTGGCAGTTACTGTCGCTCGTTATGAGACCCCTGATCACACAGATATTGATAAG GTTGGTGTGATTCCAGACCATCCACTACCTAGATCTTTTCCGAAGGATGAGGAAGGTTTCTGCGGCTGCCTCCAAGACCCTGCATCTACTTTCTACGTGAATAGGGGCCAGCTGTTTGCGAGATAG